One Verrucomicrobiia bacterium genomic window, CGTCACCAGGAAATTATCGACGCGATCCGAGCCGGTGGCACCGATTGTTCCGCCACCGGCACTGGTGGTCGAATTATTGACCAAACGGAAATACACATTTGATTGATTGTCGAGTGCCGGGATGCTGCTGAGATCCACGTTGGTGTGATAGGCGCCGTCATACACTCCGCTTTGCCAATTCGTCCGGCCTCCGGTTGCGGTATTCACCAGCACGGTAAATGTCCCGCCGAACTGTGTGAAGGTTGTGCCGTTCGTGCTGTATTTTAACACGAAATCTCGGGGGCCGGTCGCACTGGAGGTTTGATCCCAAGCGAGCTGGATCCCGGCTATTCCCAAGGTGCTCAGTTGGAATTGGAAGTAATCGCCTACACCCCAGTGATTAGCATTCCAAGAGTCCGGCGAGCCATCCCCCACCGCCGCGGTCCACGCAGTAGAGGCGCTAACATGAACTCCTGTCGCAACGCCTGAGCCGATGTCAGCCGCAATATTCCCCACCGTGGTCGCCGTAATACCGGCGAAAGCATTGGTATTATCGCTTTCAAAACTCCACAGGTCATTGGTAGTGCCACGCTCCTGCCAGCTTGCCTGGCCGACAAGGTTGCCGGAGGCGAAGCTGCCAAAGTCGTCGAAGAAACCGAAGCTGATAACATTGAGAGCAACGGCGCGTGTTGTGTCGCCAGCGTGATTGGTCGTGTTGGTGAATCCGATCGCGTCGCTGTAGTTGCCCTGGGACAAGTTGACGGCGTTGCTGTTGATGGTAACGGTCACCACGGTGCTGGAGCCGCCGGCCAGTGTTCCGCTGGCCGCCGACAAGTTCAACCAAGGCATGGTCGCGCCCGCTGTCCAGTTCAGCGAGATGCTGCCGGTGTTGCTCAGGGTATAATCTTGGGAGGACGGGCTGAACGGTCCACCGACCTGTTCCATCACGCTGTAGGGGATTACCGGATCGACTACCAGTTGGCTTGGTGCGAGCACAGCCAGGTTAACTCCGCGTGCTACCCACCCGCCGGTGGTCGAGTTACTAAAGGTGACCGCGGCAGAATAATTCCCGGCTGCGAGCGAATTGGCCGCCGCGTTGACGGTCACCGTGATGTCCGTGCTTCCGCCACCGGCGAGCGTACCGCCGGAAGCCGAGAGGTCAAGCCACGGGGCGCTCTTGTCGGCGGCCCAGGTCAACGAGGTCGCGTTGGTGTTGTTCAGCGTGTAGATCTGCGTGGACGGGCTGAAGGACCCGCCCTGGCTCCCACTGCTGGCAAAGACGGCGGTCGGCGCGACGGTGAAATCGGGGACGACCGGCGGGAAGACGGTGAAGCTGGAAACACTGGTTGCACTGCCGCCAAGTCCCCACACGGTGATCTGGCCGGAAGAACCGCCGACGGGAACGAGAGCGATGATTTGGTTGGTGGCGGTTATGGTGTAAGGAGCTGCGGTGCCGTTGAAGCTGACATTCGTGATCGTGTCGAGGATCGCGCCACTGATGGTGACGCTATTGCTTTGCGAACCACTGGACGGGGAGAAGCTGGCAAAGGACGGGGCGGCAGCGGCTTGACCATCTACCTTGCTTCGGAGCACCCACGCGAGGTTGTTCGGCAATGCATTGAAGAATGTGAAACCGGTCAATTGTTGGAGCTGTTTGGCGGAAGTAACAAAGCTTTGCCACGAATTGGTCTGTGGCGCGTTGGGAATATCGACGGCAATCACGCGAATGGAGGCGGCGGTGGCGTTCGTGAGGCGGCTGAAAGCGGTTCCACTGCCCAAAGGAGCGCAGACCACAATCTTCCACGTATTGGAAGGAATGTAGACATGACCGGCGGCGATCGTCGCGGTACCGAAGTTTCTCGGGCCGCATGTGATCAACAATTCCTGGGTGGAAATGAGCGAGCGGCAGTAGTCCTCGAAGTTTCCCCAGACAACCTGGTTTTCATTCGGGTCTTGGGGGATGATGTTGGTCATCAAGAAAACGAGGTTATTGTCTGTCGTGTTGTCCGTGCGGTCAGCGGAGGGGCACATGTGACCGCGATCCCAACCGGTGCCGGTGTAGGAGCTCGGTGATACCACGAAGAAGCCAGCGGGTAGGCTGGTGTCGGCGTAGAAACTCGAGGAGCGGTGACCGCCGACGACGTAGTCGCTCGCGGTCAAATCCCAACTCGCCCAATTGGGCACGCCGAGGCTATCATTGTAATCAATGGCCTCAACCGTGCGCTGAATCAGGTAGTGGCTGTGATTATTAGTGTCGATGGTAGCCCCGGTAGGGTTACCGAGTTGCATTTGCAGAGTAGCGTCGATGATGGCAAAGGCTTGAAAGACGGGTAGCAATAGCGCGACCGCACAGATAGCAAATGGGAACCATTTCCGCGCGCAAGACTTGCGAATAAATCTCATAGTGTTAATACCCCGTAGCACAAACCCCAAGCAGGCGCGCGAAGCGTCCGTCGTGCCCAGCTAACCAGCATCTTACGTCCCTTTTACTGGGCGCCAATTAACTTGACTTTATAATAGCAGAAATCACCCTCAAATACAAGGGGAAATGGGTGATTCGTGGAAAAGGGACAGGGAAATCTTGAAGCCTTCGCGGTTTGCAAGAACTCATGCGCTCCCAGCTGTTATCAGTTTCGCGATTTTCTAGCCGAGAATACACGCGAAGAGACGACAATCCGCTCCAATCTGGGATTAGAAGACGATTTCAACCTAAAAGGCCAATAATCGATAAGGGGCTTTTCAACAAGAACGAAGCAGGGTTAATCATATGGGGCCAAAATGGGATGCGGCAAAAAGAGTGCGCCAGGCCGTTAGCGGGCGCCGAGGCCGGTGAGGACTACGGGGACGGTGCGGGCGAGGATTTTCAGGTCGAGCCAGAGGGACCAGTTGTCGATGTACTGGAGATCGAGCTGCATCCATTGGTCAAAGCCGATCTGGTTGCGGCCGCTGATTTGCCAGATGCAGGTGAGACCGGGCTTCATGGAGAGGCGGCGGCGATGCCAGGGATTATAGTGCTGCACTTCGGTTGGAATGGGCGGCCGGGGACCGACGAGGCTCATGTCGCCGACAAGAACGTTCCAGAGTTGCGGAAATTCGTCGATACTGGTGCGCCGGAGGAACCGACCGACCGGTGTAACGCGCGGGTCGTCCTTCATCTTGAAGACGGGACCGCTCATCTCGTTGAAGGCCTCGAGTTCCACACGCAACATTTCGGCATTGGTGACCATCGAACGGAATTTGTACATTGTGAAGAGGCGTCCGTGCAGGCCGCTGCGTTTCTGTCCAAAGAGGATGGGGCCGGGCGAGGTGAGCTTGATAATGATGGCGACGGGCAGCAGGACCAGCGGCCCGAGAATCGCCAGCCCGATCAGCGCGCCGACAATGTCAATCAGCCGTTTGCAGGCGAGTTGCCAGGAAGTCTCGGGGGTGGTGCTGAAAATCAGCAGCGGTTTCCCGTAAAAATCGTCCACGGTCGCGCGGGCAATGGAGGTCTTTACGAAGTCGGCCACCAGCCAGGCCTCGACGCCTTCCACCTCGCAGGCGAGGATCGCTTTTTCAATCTCACTGAACGCAGTCTGGCTGACGTTGAAAATCACGCAACCGACCGGGAGGCGGTGCAACAGCACGGGAAGCTCGGTGAGGAGGTTGTTGTTGGGATCGAGCCGGGCGGCGACGCGCAGGCTCCACTCGGGATGCTCCTCCAGCAGCTTGGTGAATTCGGTGTTCCGGTCTTCCGATCCCACGAGGATGACTTCCGTCAGATCCTTCCCTCGGAGGGCGCGATTGCGCATATACATCTGGAAGAATCGGTCTTTGGCAAAAAGCGCAACGATGCTGAGGAGGGCGAAGATGACGACGACCATGCGGCTGAGCATGGCCAGCTTGAAGAAGTACATCGCGGCCATGACCGCCAGGGTGCAGATGGCGCAGCTTT contains:
- a CDS encoding sugar transferase — protein: MPSRRREFIIQANQIGDALLIAVVFRLAHALREELAYLFPFPMSFHGFATQFVMIASFRYYKWLYLIILPLYPFLLDLNGFYSRAHTLRRRNTVWILLKSCAICTLAVMAAMYFFKLAMLSRMVVVIFALLSIVALFAKDRFFQMYMRNRALRGKDLTEVILVGSEDRNTEFTKLLEEHPEWSLRVAARLDPNNNLLTELPVLLHRLPVGCVIFNVSQTAFSEIEKAILACEVEGVEAWLVADFVKTSIARATVDDFYGKPLLIFSTTPETSWQLACKRLIDIVGALIGLAILGPLVLLPVAIIIKLTSPGPILFGQKRSGLHGRLFTMYKFRSMVTNAEMLRVELEAFNEMSGPVFKMKDDPRVTPVGRFLRRTSIDEFPQLWNVLVGDMSLVGPRPPIPTEVQHYNPWHRRRLSMKPGLTCIWQISGRNQIGFDQWMQLDLQYIDNWSLWLDLKILARTVPVVLTGLGAR
- a CDS encoding DNA/RNA non-specific endonuclease, whose amino-acid sequence is MRFIRKSCARKWFPFAICAVALLLPVFQAFAIIDATLQMQLGNPTGATIDTNNHSHYLIQRTVEAIDYNDSLGVPNWASWDLTASDYVVGGHRSSSFYADTSLPAGFFVVSPSSYTGTGWDRGHMCPSADRTDNTTDNNLVFLMTNIIPQDPNENQVVWGNFEDYCRSLISTQELLITCGPRNFGTATIAAGHVYIPSNTWKIVVCAPLGSGTAFSRLTNATAASIRVIAVDIPNAPQTNSWQSFVTSAKQLQQLTGFTFFNALPNNLAWVLRSKVDGQAAAAPSFASFSPSSGSQSNSVTISGAILDTITNVSFNGTAAPYTITATNQIIALVPVGGSSGQITVWGLGGSATSVSSFTVFPPVVPDFTVAPTAVFASSGSQGGSFSPSTQIYTLNNTNATSLTWAADKSAPWLDLSASGGTLAGGGSTDITVTVNAAANSLAAGNYSAAVTFSNSTTGGWVARGVNLAVLAPSQLVVDPVIPYSVMEQVGGPFSPSSQDYTLSNTGSISLNWTAGATMPWLNLSAASGTLAGGSSTVVTVTINSNAVNLSQGNYSDAIGFTNTTNHAGDTTRAVALNVISFGFFDDFGSFASGNLVGQASWQERGTTNDLWSFESDNTNAFAGITATTVGNIAADIGSGVATGVHVSASTAWTAAVGDGSPDSWNANHWGVGDYFQFQLSTLGIAGIQLAWDQTSSATGPRDFVLKYSTNGTTFTQFGGTFTVLVNTATGGRTNWQSGVYDGAYHTNVDLSSIPALDNQSNVYFRLVNNSTTSAGGGTIGATGSDRVDNFLVTRAPVTPIQISGGVAWIPGGQTSVKPDASKDFISTTNLTVFAGFVVNVTNAAPANSGAPSFFAAFASANGGVSDTSVADYQLTAKAADAANTNYVFGGRTTGETNAPFVYGSAGLPYGTSYRVIIRTDPAGTNMILYVNPTSSVLGAQTPYLTATAGAGITPATILGSLLLTQSKNGSLPTEGAGISKACAASDFASVYNFLTGPLPPVASFTGAPTVGVEPLNVSFTDTSTGTISNRFWDFGDGGTTNVTTNSVAHIYAAGTWSVTLVVAGTGGVSTNIQANYITALTAFQNWQIQYFGTTNSPAGASSDPDGDGQNNLAEFLTGTDPTNSMSSFRVVSVTVTGNSLRVTWTMGSNRTNALQATGGDGSGGYNTNGFADIFTVTNTVGPVTNYLDDGGATNIPARYYRVRLVP